In Tenacibaculum pacificus, a single window of DNA contains:
- a CDS encoding putative LPS assembly protein LptD, with translation MAQDFGKTSITSKKAKEKTALNQSKDNLINLRKEGLLNLKKDTIVNDSIKPKEVIDGIITHNAKDYTIQNAKNKTVTLYNEAQVTYTDIDLKAGIIVLDYKNNTVYAKGIKDSLGYHQRPVFKQGAQESEQDSILFNFKTKKALVYGVKTVQDGIITYAEKTKRVNDSTIYMRRMRFTTSKKKIPDYYIQTSKAKLVPGKKIIVGPSHLVLADVPTPLYLPFAYLPLSDKRTSGFIIPSWGDSNSQGFFMQNGGYYFALSDYFDLTVLGDLYTNGSWGLKTESSYYKRYNFSGNFSFNFENIIQGIRGLSDYRKSSNFNIRWSHSQDSKSSPNSSFSASVNLGSSTYYKQSLNESNNAEYLTNTLSSSISYSKKIVGTPFNVSLTATHSQNTETEAITMTLPSLQVNMDRIYPFTGKGGAKNNAIQKTGFNYSLQGKYQIDTTDDEFFTAKMFETAKKGIQHNISTNTNLKAFKYFTVSPNASYKDVWYFDKINKTYNATLINPSTKKLGVIENDSISGFNRFNEYNFGVSLSTNIYGTFNFKKGRLKAIRHTIRPSISYGYRPDFAKEHNLQVQQNSDPTDLLTYSPFEGGIYGTPGSGTSNSIGISVNNVLEAKVAPKDPDSDEEDRKVTLLNNLNFSTNYDITKDSLRWSNVAVSLGTRLFKDKLALNANMSLDPYQINSKGEQIDEFNSKIFRIETAGITANYSLSSKDFQKKKEGDDKKKNNGNGAQDTPDLFGQNKSKTNDFSTRKSNKNKEETEVKETILYKNNVPWSLNLAYALNYTNNGLVSAISNNSLMFSGSLDLSAKWGVGFSSGYDVKDNGFTYTSLNFSRDLDSWKLNFNWIPFGNNSSYNFFIGVKSAVLSDLKWDKNKPPDRILF, from the coding sequence GTGGCTCAGGATTTTGGTAAAACAAGTATTACCTCTAAGAAGGCTAAAGAAAAAACGGCTTTAAATCAATCAAAAGATAACTTGATTAATTTAAGAAAAGAAGGACTTTTAAACTTGAAAAAAGACACTATTGTAAATGATTCGATTAAACCTAAGGAGGTTATAGATGGAATTATTACTCACAATGCGAAAGATTACACCATTCAAAATGCGAAAAACAAAACGGTAACCTTATATAATGAAGCTCAAGTAACCTATACTGATATTGATTTAAAGGCTGGTATAATTGTACTCGATTATAAAAATAATACCGTTTATGCCAAAGGAATAAAAGATAGTTTAGGTTATCATCAAAGACCCGTTTTTAAACAAGGTGCACAAGAATCAGAACAAGATTCAATTTTATTTAACTTCAAAACAAAAAAAGCACTTGTTTATGGTGTAAAAACTGTTCAAGATGGAATTATAACTTATGCCGAAAAAACAAAACGTGTAAACGATTCTACTATTTATATGCGTAGAATGCGTTTTACAACCTCTAAAAAGAAAATACCAGATTACTATATACAAACTAGTAAAGCAAAATTAGTACCTGGTAAAAAAATAATTGTAGGACCTAGTCATTTAGTTTTAGCCGATGTACCAACTCCTTTATATTTACCTTTTGCGTATTTACCTTTAAGCGATAAAAGAACTTCTGGTTTTATTATTCCTTCTTGGGGAGATAGTAATAGTCAAGGGTTTTTTATGCAAAATGGTGGATATTACTTTGCTTTAAGTGATTATTTTGATTTAACTGTTTTAGGAGATTTATACACCAACGGAAGTTGGGGATTAAAAACCGAATCTAGCTATTATAAACGTTATAATTTTAGCGGAAATTTTAGTTTTAATTTTGAAAACATTATTCAAGGTATTCGAGGACTTAGCGATTATAGAAAATCTTCTAATTTTAATATTCGTTGGAGTCATAGCCAAGATAGTAAATCGAGCCCAAACTCTAGCTTTTCGGCTTCTGTTAATTTAGGTAGTAGCACCTACTATAAGCAATCATTAAACGAATCAAATAATGCTGAATACTTAACAAATACATTAAGTTCTTCTATATCTTACTCTAAAAAAATTGTTGGTACACCTTTTAATGTGAGTCTTACGGCAACACATTCTCAAAATACAGAAACAGAAGCAATAACAATGACGCTTCCTTCTTTACAAGTAAATATGGATCGTATTTATCCATTTACAGGTAAAGGTGGTGCTAAAAACAATGCTATTCAAAAAACAGGGTTTAACTACAGCTTACAAGGTAAATATCAAATAGATACAACTGATGATGAGTTTTTTACTGCTAAAATGTTTGAAACAGCTAAAAAAGGAATTCAACATAATATAAGTACAAATACAAACTTAAAAGCTTTTAAATATTTTACTGTATCACCAAATGCTAGTTATAAAGATGTTTGGTATTTCGATAAAATTAATAAAACATACAATGCTACATTAATTAATCCTAGCACAAAAAAATTAGGCGTTATTGAAAATGATTCTATTAGTGGTTTTAATCGTTTTAATGAATATAATTTTGGAGTCTCTTTATCAACCAATATCTACGGAACGTTTAACTTTAAAAAAGGTCGTTTAAAAGCCATTCGTCATACAATAAGACCTTCTATTTCTTACGGATACCGACCTGATTTTGCAAAAGAACACAACTTACAAGTACAACAAAATTCAGATCCTACAGACTTACTTACTTATTCTCCTTTTGAAGGAGGAATATACGGTACACCTGGTAGCGGAACTTCAAATAGTATTGGTATTTCTGTTAATAACGTTTTAGAAGCAAAAGTAGCTCCAAAAGATCCTGATAGTGATGAAGAAGATAGAAAAGTTACTCTTTTAAACAACTTAAATTTTAGTACCAATTATGATATTACTAAAGATAGTCTTCGATGGAGTAATGTTGCAGTTAGCTTAGGTACTCGTTTATTTAAAGATAAATTAGCTTTAAATGCCAATATGTCTTTAGATCCTTATCAAATTAATAGTAAAGGAGAACAAATAGATGAATTTAATTCTAAAATATTTAGGATAGAAACTGCAGGAATAACAGCAAACTATTCATTATCTAGTAAAGATTTTCAAAAGAAAAAAGAAGGAGACGATAAAAAGAAAAATAACGGAAATGGTGCTCAAGATACTCCTGATCTTTTTGGACAAAATAAATCTAAAACCAACGATTTTTCAACTAGAAAAAGCAATAAAAACAAAGAAGAAACTGAAGTTAAAGAAACAATATTATACAAAAACAACGTACCTTGGTCATTAAACTTAGCCTATGCATTGAATTACACTAATAATGGGCTTGTAAGTGCTATTAGTAATAATTCATTAATGTTTAGTGGAAGTCTAGATTTATCAGCTAAATGGGGGGTTGGTTTTTCTTCTGGTTATGATGTTAAAGATAATGGATTTACTTATACCAGTCTAAATTTCTCAAGAGATTTAGACAGTTGGAAATTAAATTTTAACTGGATTCCTTTCGGAAACAATTCTTCTTATAATTTCTTTATAGGTGTTAAATCAGCTGTATTAAGCGATTTAAAATGGGATAAAAACAAACCGCCAGATAGAATATTATTCTAA
- a CDS encoding L-serine ammonia-lyase, with the protein MSQFISVFDMLKIGVGPSSSHTLGPWRAGQQWIEKLKEIAIFDTIDGIKIDLYGSLSLTGTGHATDLAVLLGLSGTDPEYIPVDDIDSIINKIKETKELHFNAEKEIMFSIENVVFNQNFLPFHSNALTFRGFYKGKEVSTETYYSIGGGFVIQEEVKVQSEAEINKKNFPYPVNRATELEAYCEKENKKISEIVYQNELVLKSPSEIDAELKRVWDTMLECMYIGCHTGGILPGGLNVKRRAFGTHEKLIKDTTYTNEQEWITSIRSTEVKFREILKWVSCFALSVNEVNAALGRVVTAPTNGSAGVIPAVLMYYLVIENHDADFEHIKKFLLVAGEIGSIFKKNATISAAMGGCQAEIGVSSAMAAAALTELLGGTPGQCLVAAEIAMEHHLGLTCDPIGGLVQIPCIERNAMGAIKAINAAELALETNPKESLVPLDKVIDTMWETAKDMNRKYKETSEGGLAITVGLAAC; encoded by the coding sequence ATGTCTCAGTTTATTAGTGTTTTTGATATGCTTAAGATTGGCGTTGGTCCTTCTAGCTCACACACCTTAGGTCCTTGGAGAGCAGGACAACAATGGATTGAAAAATTAAAAGAAATAGCTATTTTTGATACCATTGATGGTATTAAAATAGATTTATACGGTTCTTTATCGTTAACAGGAACAGGTCATGCAACAGATTTAGCTGTTTTACTAGGCTTAAGCGGTACCGATCCTGAATATATTCCTGTTGATGACATCGATAGTATCATCAATAAAATAAAAGAAACAAAAGAATTACATTTCAATGCCGAAAAAGAAATAATGTTTTCTATTGAAAATGTTGTTTTTAATCAAAACTTCTTACCTTTTCATTCTAATGCATTAACTTTTAGAGGTTTTTATAAAGGAAAAGAAGTTTCTACAGAAACGTATTATTCTATTGGTGGTGGTTTTGTTATTCAAGAAGAAGTAAAAGTACAATCAGAAGCAGAAATCAATAAAAAGAACTTTCCTTATCCTGTAAATAGAGCTACAGAATTAGAAGCTTATTGCGAGAAAGAAAACAAAAAGATTTCTGAAATTGTTTATCAGAATGAATTAGTTTTAAAATCTCCTTCTGAAATTGATGCAGAACTAAAACGTGTTTGGGATACCATGCTAGAATGTATGTATATCGGTTGTCATACGGGTGGTATTTTACCTGGCGGATTAAACGTAAAACGTAGAGCTTTTGGTACACACGAAAAACTAATTAAAGATACAACTTACACCAACGAACAAGAATGGATTACTTCTATAAGAAGTACTGAAGTAAAATTTCGTGAAATATTAAAGTGGGTTAGTTGTTTTGCTTTATCTGTAAATGAAGTAAATGCTGCTTTAGGTAGAGTGGTTACAGCTCCTACAAATGGAAGTGCAGGTGTAATTCCTGCTGTTTTAATGTACTATTTAGTTATTGAAAATCATGATGCTGATTTTGAACACATCAAAAAATTCTTATTAGTTGCTGGTGAAATTGGAAGTATCTTTAAAAAGAATGCGACCATATCAGCAGCAATGGGTGGATGTCAGGCAGAAATTGGTGTTTCATCAGCAATGGCAGCAGCAGCACTTACAGAGCTTTTAGGAGGAACTCCTGGGCAATGTTTAGTTGCAGCAGAAATAGCAATGGAACATCATTTGGGATTAACCTGTGACCCTATTGGAGGTTTAGTTCAAATACCCTGTATTGAACGTAATGCTATGGGCGCAATTAAAGCAATTAACGCCGCCGAATTAGCCTTAGAAACGAACCCTAAAGAATCGTTAGTTCCTTTAGATAAAGTTATCGATACTATGTGGGAAACCGCTAAAGATATGAACAGAAAATATAAAGAAACCTCAGAAGGTGGTTTAGCAATTACTGTTGGTTTAGCAGCTTGTTAA
- a CDS encoding Rid family detoxifying hydrolase translates to MKKIIITDKAPAPIGPYNQAVLSGNTLYTSGQIAFNPENGELVMDTIEIETKQVMENMKEVLAAAEMTFENVVKASIFISDMNNFSKINSVYAKYFNEATAPARETVEVANLPKFVNVEISMIAIK, encoded by the coding sequence ATGAAAAAAATTATTATTACAGATAAAGCTCCTGCTCCTATTGGTCCTTATAACCAAGCTGTTTTAAGCGGAAATACATTATATACTTCTGGTCAAATTGCTTTTAATCCTGAAAATGGAGAATTAGTAATGGATACTATTGAAATTGAAACAAAACAAGTAATGGAAAATATGAAAGAAGTTTTAGCTGCTGCTGAAATGACTTTTGAAAATGTTGTAAAAGCTTCTATTTTTATTTCTGATATGAATAACTTCAGTAAAATAAATAGTGTTTATGCTAAATATTTTAACGAAGCAACTGCACCTGCAAGAGAAACTGTAGAAGTTGCTAATTTACCAAAGTTTGTAAATGTAGAAATTAGCATGATTGCGATTAAATAA
- the gap gene encoding type I glyceraldehyde-3-phosphate dehydrogenase, translating into MIKIGINGFGRIGRLAFRSAVKRKNVQVVAINDLLDVEYLAYLLKYDSVHGRFDGDIEIKDGNLVVNQQVIRITADKNPENLKWDEVEATYVIEATGFFTDKDKAALHIKGGAKKVVISAPSKDVNMYVMGVNHKDLKADEVVFSNASCTTNCLAPVVKIINDAYGLTEGIMTTVHAATATQNAVDGFNKKWRRGRSAINNIIPTSTGAGSAVIKVIPEMKGKLIAMAVRVPTADVSLIDLTFKTAKATSLEEIMSTFKLASENEFKGIIGYTEDEVVSQDFVSETRISVIDAAASLELNENFFKVISWYDNEFGYATKIVDLLEYSASL; encoded by the coding sequence ATGATAAAAATAGGAATTAACGGATTTGGAAGAATAGGTAGGTTAGCTTTCCGTTCTGCCGTGAAAAGAAAAAATGTGCAAGTAGTTGCCATTAATGATTTGTTAGACGTAGAGTATTTGGCCTATTTATTAAAATATGATTCTGTACACGGTCGTTTTGATGGTGATATTGAAATAAAAGACGGAAACTTAGTTGTAAATCAGCAGGTTATTAGAATTACTGCTGATAAAAATCCTGAGAATTTAAAATGGGATGAAGTTGAAGCAACATATGTTATTGAAGCAACGGGTTTTTTTACTGATAAAGATAAAGCCGCTTTACATATAAAAGGAGGCGCAAAAAAAGTTGTTATATCAGCACCTTCAAAAGATGTAAACATGTATGTGATGGGCGTAAATCATAAAGATTTAAAGGCTGATGAAGTGGTTTTTTCAAATGCTTCTTGCACCACAAATTGTTTAGCTCCCGTAGTTAAAATAATTAATGATGCCTACGGATTAACAGAAGGAATTATGACTACAGTTCACGCTGCAACCGCTACACAAAATGCTGTTGATGGTTTTAATAAAAAATGGCGAAGAGGACGTTCGGCAATAAATAATATTATTCCAACATCAACAGGAGCAGGAAGTGCGGTGATAAAAGTAATTCCTGAAATGAAAGGAAAACTAATAGCAATGGCAGTTCGAGTTCCTACAGCAGATGTTTCTTTAATCGATTTAACTTTTAAAACAGCTAAAGCAACTTCTTTAGAAGAAATTATGTCGACTTTTAAATTGGCTTCAGAAAATGAATTTAAAGGAATTATAGGGTATACTGAAGATGAGGTAGTTTCTCAAGATTTTGTATCAGAAACTAGAATATCAGTAATTGATGCTGCTGCAAGTTTAGAGTTAAATGAAAACTTTTTTAAAGTGATTTCTTGGTATGATAACGAATTTGGTTACGCTACTAAAATTGTTGATTTATTAGAATATTCAGCTTCTTTGTAA
- a CDS encoding tetratricopeptide repeat protein, translating to MLKTNDVYFFDAVEFETIIEHYLNIAKNSLAKKAVELGLEQHPSSIQLKLMKVEILVFENKLIEAVQMLKQIEAIEPYNDEVFIQKALILSKKKQHIEAIAVLKESLSFIEDPADIWSMLGMEYLYLDDYENARLNFEKCVEVDAEDFSSLYNIVYCFDMQESHIEAIQFLNAYIDKNPYCEVAWHQLGRQYSEIGMYREALTSFEYSVLIDETFIGGYLEIAKTLEDLNRYEEAIKNYMITIEVDDPTAFVYIRIGECYQKLENVNLACHFYKKAVKEDPLLDKAWMLLTNACFDTEDYQRALYYVKKAIHIDEGNAFYWRRYGDINLKLNFYEEAVKAFSTCINLGDDEIEIYIELADILLFLGEFDDALKILIKAKKIYKEFAEIEYRLCGLFMILDKEDYSLTHFKNGLAIDFEYHDVINELYPTVFEHEKIKQILSNYKKALN from the coding sequence ATGTTGAAAACCAACGATGTCTATTTTTTTGATGCTGTTGAGTTTGAAACAATTATTGAACATTATTTAAATATAGCTAAAAATTCTTTAGCTAAAAAAGCAGTAGAATTAGGTTTAGAGCAACATCCTTCTTCAATTCAATTAAAACTAATGAAGGTCGAAATTTTAGTTTTTGAAAATAAATTGATAGAAGCAGTTCAGATGTTGAAACAAATTGAAGCTATTGAACCTTACAATGATGAGGTTTTTATTCAGAAAGCACTGATTTTATCTAAAAAGAAACAACATATTGAAGCAATAGCTGTATTAAAAGAATCTTTAAGTTTTATTGAAGATCCTGCAGATATTTGGTCAATGCTAGGTATGGAGTACTTATATTTAGATGATTACGAAAATGCACGTTTAAATTTTGAAAAATGTGTAGAAGTTGATGCTGAAGATTTTTCATCTTTATATAATATTGTATACTGTTTTGATATGCAAGAAAGCCATATAGAAGCAATACAGTTCTTGAATGCATATATAGATAAAAACCCATATTGTGAAGTAGCTTGGCATCAATTAGGAAGACAATATTCTGAAATAGGTATGTATAGAGAAGCACTTACTTCTTTTGAATACTCGGTATTAATAGATGAGACTTTTATTGGTGGATATTTAGAAATAGCAAAAACCTTAGAAGATTTGAATCGTTATGAAGAAGCGATTAAAAACTATATGATTACTATCGAAGTAGACGATCCGACGGCTTTTGTATATATAAGAATAGGTGAATGTTACCAGAAATTAGAAAATGTTAATTTAGCATGTCATTTTTATAAAAAAGCAGTTAAAGAAGACCCTTTGTTAGATAAAGCATGGATGTTATTAACAAATGCTTGTTTTGATACTGAAGATTATCAAAGAGCTTTATATTACGTAAAAAAGGCTATTCATATTGATGAAGGAAACGCTTTTTATTGGAGAAGATACGGAGATATAAATTTGAAGTTGAATTTTTATGAAGAAGCAGTAAAAGCATTTTCTACCTGTATTAATTTAGGTGATGATGAAATAGAAATCTATATTGAATTAGCAGATATATTGTTGTTTTTAGGTGAATTTGATGATGCTTTAAAAATATTAATCAAAGCTAAAAAAATATACAAAGAATTTGCAGAAATTGAATATCGTTTATGTGGTTTGTTTATGATTTTAGATAAAGAAGACTACAGTTTAACCCATTTTAAAAATGGATTAGCAATTGATTTCGAATATCATGATGTAATAAATGAGCTGTATCCTACAGTTTTTGAACATGAAAAAATTAAACAGATTTTATCAAATTATAAAAAAGCCTTGAATTAA
- a CDS encoding DUF2853 family protein, translating to MSKFDEKVVLYKKFMDDRKLSVNLELLTAVTKGLGPSIYKRDAETVSGSDPKELLTVKNNFLIKKLSLTDGPELDKAIDEVMEEIGRSERSKYRAVVYYLLAKKFSKESVYGM from the coding sequence ATGAGTAAATTCGACGAAAAAGTAGTATTATATAAAAAATTTATGGATGACAGAAAACTTTCTGTAAACCTTGAGTTATTAACAGCAGTTACTAAAGGGTTAGGTCCTTCTATTTATAAAAGAGATGCAGAAACGGTATCAGGTAGCGATCCTAAAGAATTATTAACGGTTAAGAATAACTTTTTAATAAAAAAATTAAGCTTAACAGATGGTCCTGAATTAGATAAGGCTATTGATGAAGTTATGGAAGAAATTGGAAGATCAGAAAGAAGCAAATATCGTGCTGTTGTATATTACCTATTAGCTAAGAAATTTAGCAAAGAATCAGTGTACGGAATGTAA